The nucleotide window CCAAAAAACCtgtactaaaaaataaatcaacatCAAGCGTAGCATCACATTAACCATCATTACTCatgaaacattttaaattttgactAGTTCAAATCATGGAGAAAATCATTCCACTTTCAAGGAATCAATTACCTTTAACTTCCCATCTAGGTAACTCCACATTTACAAGCGAGACTCAAACTATGATCAgaagtaaataaatatatggAAAAACACAAAATAGAAAACAACAATCCCCTTTTCCTCCACCAACACAAAAAGCCATAGAAGAAAACACGGACTTGTTGAAAACGACGGCCAAGGTATCAAAATTGAGAGTATCTTCCATAAAGAACTTCAACTCCGCAGCCCTTTTTGCCGTCGCGAATCTCACAACCGGCGCCCTACTCATCCCATCCCTCAGAATCACACTAGTCGCCCCACCGGACGCGTAGATCGCCTTGCACCCTCTGTTCGTGCTCGCCACCAGACACCCCTCCGTTGTTGCCATCGGCACCGTATACTCCGCCCCATCCAGCAGCAGCGGCCCCGCCACTCCCACCGGAACCTGCACATACCCCACCGGCATCTCACAGCACTGCCCGAGAATTGCATCGTAATCAAACCCCTCCAGAGGCAGTCCTCCCAACGACCGTCCCGTAGTCCTTTGAAGCGCCTCTCGCCGGATCGCGGCAGCCCTGCGACAATCCCCGAGACGCGATTCAAGTGAGTACGAGGGAACAGTCCCGTTTAGGACGGAGCCAATGAAGACGTCGTCTTCGTCATGATAGACTCTGTCAATGGAAGAAACCAATTCTTTCACCATTGGTTTCAcgttttgaaaagaaggttgTATGACTCTCTTCCCCTTCGTGACAGAATCGACCATGATGTCATTGTCGACCCCGCACGCAACCAGTTTCACTGGTTCCGTGCATAGAAGTGGAGAAGGTTGTGCAGCTCCCTTGGTTATCGAGTCGGCCATCATGACGTCGTTTTCTTGACCGTCGACTTTATCGAAGGAGGTGCATTCTGATGGTTCTTCGTCGTCGTCGGCAGGACGGACAACGAAGGACTGGACGAAGTGAATGCCGAAGAAGCCGAGGAGGTAGATGACGGAGGCGAGAAGGGCGAAGATGGCGGCTATGTCGGAGAGGGAGAGGAGGTGGAGGGGGGAGGAGGAAGTGATCTTGTCGCGCCAGCGGTTGAGGAGGTAGTAGGCGACGGAGAAGAAGAGGGTGAAGAAGAAGGCGTTGGTCAGGTGAAGAGGGAGGGGGAGGGCGTCGGAGGCCTTGGCGGCGGTGGAGGAGGATCGACGGCGGAGTTCCATGGAGGGGAGAGAGGCAAGGAGGGTGAGTGAGTCAGTGAGTGAGTCAGTGAGAGGGTGAGTGTGATCAACTACAATGATCTCTCATACTGCACACGTGCTCTTCGACCCTACTTTCTCTCTTTAATAAAACAAACAACAAGTCTGAACCATCATTTTGTTCCTCAATTGTCACTATTAATTGGTATGCTTTGAATATATCTTAATTTTGTTACCAAATATTAATTTGTATTCAGGAGTGTAAGAGTATGACtaatattttatgtattattctCATTTAGTTTCCATTTCTTACTTtatatttctttcttatttaGAGAGTGTTGAGTATGTATACACATACAAAATATTACTCAGGTAATTTAGGTATTTTTGGTGTATTTGGACTTTGGGTGTTCCgaaagtatattttttattgttattttaaatatttatataatagttAAGTTGTTCTTGCTGGTTGATTCGGtggccggttgactcgaacggcAGTTTGAGGCCCGCCTGTCTCCTTCTTGAGTCAAACTTCCTTGGGTAGAAGAATGCTTCACATGTAAAGACAAAAGGGCGCATttacggccgtttgcactccgacactcaagtcagtaagggctAAAGAAATAGTAATGTgtgtaaagcagtttcagtcttagaaacggcgtaccttgttagggttcttaccaccctatttataggttgtatctagggTTACTTCTGTGATGCTCCCACATCTCTTAGTGGGCTTAGGGTTCCTGGGAGAATGTCATTGCGTCGCTATCACACAATCTCAGCGTAATCTGGCGcatagaacttccctttccTGGAGTGCATTGACCTAACAACGTAGCCGCCAAGGTACCTACTCACGTACCATCGTTGCGGCATCATCTGTTCTGtaggtgccctaagtattcacgtgtcatgcatgtagtctttccttggaaaccctaaccctaacagGTCTTAGCGTCTCCAAGGAACACTTTCTTCTACCGTacctgatggaagaggcccaagcccgtGATAgaagaagcccaagcccaagtccaaatacaagttcaagcttcagcttaagcccaacaaatagaagatctgggccaactaagcatcattgggtgtcttttttttgtaaattacttttgagtagttgttagtagaacataaagggaggtgtagatatagatatgagaggtgcaaatgtataaagataagtcacaccttccatgtgacataaaaagaaggtgtaggtgtagatttaggaggtgccaaaaaaagaaaccaagtcacacttcccttgtgactaagaattggctccaaattcaaatgcttctcatttgaatttccctccactttcttttgaatttccaaccCTCTAAAGAGggtttggctcatgtatttggaaTATTAATCTaatagtgaaatgctgccaattttgtaCCAATCTCACTACTTGTCTCCTACCTCTCAAGGTTAGACAATTGATCTTCAAACTTTCACTCTACCAAATAGAGATGGCATCACCACTCTCATTTCATACCTaacatgcacctccaaggcagcCACATCTCCTAGGAGAGCCTTGACCGTGAACCTTCATTAAGCTTCTGCAGATTCCACCAACAATTATCCAAGAATTAAGGCACTCTTCCATCAGTACCCGAATGTACCATA belongs to Phaseolus vulgaris cultivar G19833 unplaced genomic scaffold, P. vulgaris v2.0 scaffold_13, whole genome shotgun sequence and includes:
- the LOC137816906 gene encoding 3-hydroxy-3-methylglutaryl-coenzyme A reductase 1-like, with protein sequence MELRRRSSSTAAKASDALPLPLHLTNAFFFTLFFSVAYYLLNRWRDKITSSSPLHLLSLSDIAAIFALLASVIYLLGFFGIHFVQSFVVRPADDDEEPSECTSFDKVDGQENDVMMADSITKGAAQPSPLLCTEPVKLVACGVDNDIMVDSVTKGKRVIQPSFQNVKPMVKELVSSIDRVYHDEDDVFIGSVLNGTVPSYSLESRLGDCRRAAAIRREALQRTTGRSLGGLPLEGFDYDAILGQCCEMPVGYVQVPVGVAGPLLLDGAEYTVPMATTEGCLVASTNRGCKAIYASGGATSVILRDGMSRAPVVRFATAKRAAELKFFMEDTLNFDTLAVVFNKSSRFGRLQSIKCSIAGKNVYLRFTSSTGDAMGMNMVSKGVQNVLDFLQSDFPDMDVIGISGNYCSDKKPAAVNWIEGRGKSVVCEATIKEHIVKKVLKTNVAALVELNMLKNLAGSAVAGALGGYNAHASNIVSAIFISTGQDPAQNVESSHCITMMEAVNDGRDLHISVTMPSIEVGTVGGGTQLPSQSACLNLLGVKGASKDSPGSNSRLLATIVAGSVLAGELSLMSAIAAGQLVKSHMKYNRSNRDMSTVSSRQES